In the Candidatus Binatia bacterium genome, one interval contains:
- the secY gene encoding preprotein translocase subunit SecY — MFQGFQNVPRIPELRRRVGFTLLMLAVYRIGVHVPTPGVDGKALADFFAQHSNSMVGMVNMLSGGALERFSIFALGVMPYISASIILQLLTVVVPHLERLSKEGEIGRRKITQYTRYATVFLSLIQGIFISVGLEQLTSPGGSPVVYNPGWSFRTMTVLTLTTGTVFLMWVGEQISERGIGNGISLIIFTGIVAGLPSAAATVIEFVREGEMGVLVVVALLAFMVAVVAFIIFMERAQRRIPVHYAKRVVGRRVYGGQSSHLPLKLNTAGVIPPIFASSLLGFPGTIAGFVDRPWARAVQNWLVPGAAVYEVCYVALIIFFCYFYTAVTFRTDDVADNMKKFGGYIPGIRPGARTAEYIDRILARITLVGALYVSAVCVLPTILIQRFNVPFYFGGTALLIVIGVALDTVAQIETHMLTRSYQGFMRRGRIKGRREL; from the coding sequence GTGTTTCAGGGGTTTCAAAACGTACCCAGGATTCCCGAATTGCGTCGGCGCGTCGGCTTCACTTTGCTGATGCTTGCCGTCTACCGAATCGGTGTGCATGTCCCCACTCCGGGTGTCGACGGAAAGGCTCTCGCCGATTTCTTTGCCCAACACAGCAACTCGATGGTTGGTATGGTGAACATGCTCTCCGGCGGAGCGCTCGAGCGCTTTTCGATCTTTGCGCTCGGTGTCATGCCATACATTAGTGCCTCGATCATCTTGCAGTTGCTGACAGTGGTCGTCCCGCATCTGGAGAGGCTTTCTAAGGAAGGAGAAATTGGCAGGCGAAAAATCACGCAGTATACGAGGTATGCGACGGTATTCCTTTCTCTGATCCAAGGCATCTTCATTAGCGTTGGTTTGGAGCAGCTTACTTCGCCCGGAGGCAGCCCCGTGGTTTATAACCCAGGGTGGAGCTTCCGCACCATGACCGTGTTGACGCTGACTACGGGTACCGTCTTCCTGATGTGGGTTGGGGAGCAGATATCCGAGAGAGGCATCGGCAACGGAATCTCCCTAATCATTTTTACAGGGATCGTAGCGGGCCTCCCCTCGGCTGCAGCGACTGTCATTGAATTCGTCCGAGAGGGTGAAATGGGCGTTCTGGTGGTCGTGGCTCTGTTGGCCTTCATGGTCGCCGTAGTTGCGTTCATTATCTTCATGGAGCGAGCGCAGCGTCGGATCCCAGTCCACTACGCGAAGCGAGTGGTGGGAAGGCGTGTCTACGGGGGGCAGAGTTCCCATTTGCCCTTAAAGCTGAACACCGCGGGGGTAATCCCTCCGATTTTCGCAAGTTCATTGCTGGGTTTTCCGGGGACAATTGCGGGGTTTGTGGATCGGCCCTGGGCTCGCGCAGTCCAAAACTGGCTTGTGCCGGGCGCTGCCGTCTATGAGGTCTGTTATGTCGCGCTGATTATATTCTTTTGCTATTTTTACACGGCCGTGACGTTTAGAACCGATGACGTTGCGGACAACATGAAGAAGTTTGGCGGGTATATTCCCGGTATCCGACCAGGTGCCAGAACCGCGGAATATATTGATCGAATTCTGGCGCGGATCACCCTTGTGGGTGCGCTGTATGTCTCGGCTGTATGTGTGCTGCCGACGATTTTGATCCAGAGGTTCAACGTTCCGTTCTACTTTGGCGGCACAGCCCTGTTGATCGTGATCGGCGTCGCCCTTGATACCGTAGCGCAAATTGAAACCCACATGCTCACGCGCAGTTATCAGGGGTTCATGCGTCGCGGGAGGATCAAGGGGCGGCGCGAGTTGTGA
- the map gene encoding type I methionyl aminopeptidase encodes MVKIKTNDQIKAMRKAGEIVARVLAELQERVKPGITTGELDRVAEELTYKFGAVPAFKGYQVGGRVYPAALCISVNEEVVHGIPSRSRRLQEGDIVGLDFGVRYQGVYGDAAITVAVGCVDEESQRLIRTAEAALWAGIQEARPGKRVGDISAAIQETVEAAGFSVVRQFVGHGIGERLHEDPQVPNFGRRDRGERLVEGMALAIEPMVNAGSWEVEILQDGWTAVTRDRRRSAHFEHSVLITRDGAEVLTQV; translated from the coding sequence ATGGTTAAGATTAAAACAAATGACCAGATCAAAGCCATGCGCAAGGCGGGCGAGATTGTCGCGCGCGTGCTGGCGGAGCTCCAGGAGCGGGTTAAGCCGGGAATCACCACTGGTGAGTTGGATCGTGTTGCAGAGGAACTCACATACAAGTTCGGCGCTGTACCTGCATTCAAAGGTTACCAGGTCGGAGGTCGAGTATACCCGGCGGCGCTCTGCATTTCGGTCAACGAGGAGGTGGTTCACGGGATTCCGAGCCGGTCGCGGCGACTCCAAGAGGGAGATATTGTTGGTTTGGACTTTGGTGTTCGATACCAAGGGGTTTACGGCGACGCTGCAATTACCGTGGCGGTTGGTTGCGTGGACGAGGAATCACAACGACTCATCCGCACGGCAGAGGCAGCCTTGTGGGCGGGCATTCAAGAGGCTCGGCCTGGGAAAAGAGTCGGGGACATTTCGGCCGCCATTCAGGAAACCGTCGAAGCTGCAGGGTTCTCAGTGGTGCGGCAGTTTGTAGGGCATGGGATCGGCGAGAGACTCCATGAGGATCCACAGGTTCCGAACTTCGGCCGGCGCGACCGGGGCGAGCGGTTGGTGGAGGGGATGGCGCTGGCGATTGAGCCGATGGTGAATGCCGGCAGTTGGGAAGTAGAGATCTTGCAGGATGGATGGACGGCTGTTACGCGAGATCGCCGTCGTTCTGCACACTTTGAGCACTCCGTGCTGATAACGCGTGACGGCGCTGAGGTGCTCACACAGGTTTGA
- the rpmJ gene encoding 50S ribosomal protein L36: protein MKVRASVKPICKKCKVIRREGVVRVICENPRHKQRQG from the coding sequence ATGAAGGTAAGGGCATCAGTGAAACCTATCTGTAAAAAATGCAAGGTAATTCGGCGCGAAGGCGTGGTACGCGTGATCTGCGAAAATCCCCGCCATAAGCAACGGCAGGGTTAA
- the rpsM gene encoding 30S ribosomal protein S13: MARIAGVDLPRNKRMEVALTYIYGIGRSTSQKILLEAGVPFDRKTDQLSDEELVRLRQIIDTKYKVEGDLRREVAQNIKRLMDINCYRGIRHRRNLPVRGQRTHTNARTRKGPRRTVAGKKPPPPKG, encoded by the coding sequence ATGGCGCGTATCGCTGGGGTTGATCTGCCGCGGAATAAGAGAATGGAGGTGGCGCTGACGTACATCTACGGAATCGGCCGCTCCACTTCGCAAAAGATATTGCTCGAGGCCGGAGTACCGTTCGACCGAAAGACCGATCAACTGTCTGACGAGGAGCTGGTGCGGCTTCGACAGATTATTGATACAAAATATAAAGTTGAAGGCGATCTGCGCCGGGAAGTCGCCCAGAACATCAAACGGTTGATGGACATTAACTGCTACCGGGGAATCCGGCACCGTCGAAATCTTCCCGTGCGCGGTCAACGAACACATACAAATGCGAGAACTAGGAAGGGCCCGCGGCGCACGGTGGCAGGAAAGAAGCCACCCCCTCCTAAGGGTTGA
- the rpsK gene encoding 30S ribosomal protein S11, which yields MAKNDAGVKTTAEATTGQRRKRTKRVVPEGIVHIHSTFNNTIVSITDPVGNVIAWASAGTVGFKGSRKGTPFAAQLAAESAARKAAEMGMRTVQVHVKGPGAGRESALRALQNSGFTITVIKDVTPIPHNGCRPPKRRRV from the coding sequence ATGGCGAAGAACGATGCAGGAGTAAAAACCACTGCGGAAGCAACCACTGGGCAACGTCGCAAGCGAACGAAGCGGGTGGTTCCTGAAGGAATCGTGCATATTCACTCCACGTTTAACAACACCATTGTTTCGATTACTGACCCGGTGGGCAACGTCATTGCCTGGGCTAGCGCAGGCACTGTCGGGTTCAAAGGGTCCCGAAAAGGGACGCCGTTTGCCGCGCAGCTTGCTGCCGAAAGTGCAGCCCGAAAGGCGGCAGAAATGGGCATGAGGACAGTGCAGGTGCATGTCAAAGGGCCTGGCGCGGGGAGAGAGTCGGCCCTTCGGGCTCTTCAGAACTCGGGTTTTACCATCACAGTGATAAAAGATGTCACTCCGATCCCTCACAATGGCTGTCGGCCGCCAAAGAGGCGCCGTGTTTGA
- the rpsD gene encoding 30S ribosomal protein S4 has product MARYRDPVCRLCRREGVKLFLKGERCYSDKCALERRNYPPGQHGQARTKHSEYAMQLREKQKLKRMYGLLEGQFRRYFELAERSREVTGDRLLQILEQRLDNMVYRLGFARSRAEARQLVRHGHFLVDGKRVNIPSFLVKPGQTIAVREKSRQLLPIQQALETAKRRGVPDWLELDEANFCGRVKALPTREEIPVQVNEKLVVELYSK; this is encoded by the coding sequence TTGGCGCGTTATCGAGATCCGGTTTGCAGGCTTTGCCGACGAGAAGGTGTGAAGCTCTTCCTGAAAGGAGAGCGTTGCTACTCGGATAAGTGTGCCCTGGAAAGGCGAAATTACCCCCCGGGCCAGCACGGCCAGGCCCGTACGAAGCACTCTGAGTACGCAATGCAGCTTCGGGAGAAGCAGAAGCTAAAGCGGATGTATGGCTTGCTGGAGGGGCAATTTAGGCGGTACTTCGAACTCGCGGAGCGCAGCCGTGAGGTTACGGGCGACCGGCTTTTGCAGATTCTTGAGCAGAGACTGGATAACATGGTTTACCGGCTCGGGTTTGCTCGGTCGAGGGCCGAAGCCAGGCAGTTAGTCCGGCATGGACATTTCCTGGTCGATGGGAAGCGCGTGAATATTCCATCTTTCCTCGTAAAACCTGGTCAAACGATCGCTGTGCGTGAGAAGAGCCGCCAACTGCTCCCGATCCAGCAGGCACTGGAGACCGCAAAGCGCCGTGGCGTGCCGGATTGGTTGGAGTTGGACGAGGCGAATTTCTGCGGCAGGGTGAAGGCACTGCCGACCCGCGAAGAAATTCCGGTCCAGGTCAATGAGAAGCTAGTGGTCGAGCTGTATTCCAAGTAA
- a CDS encoding DNA-directed RNA polymerase subunit alpha translates to MLPQENWRGLIKPRKLEPDTKELSPTYGKFVAEPLERGFGTTLGNALRRVLLSSLQGCAVTAVRIEGVLHEFSTVPGVREDVADVILNLKEVRFRMDEGHEAIGRIEAKGEKVVTAADIILGPHVHVLNPEQHIATLSRDGRLQIELTIKLGRGYVPAERNKQEGAPIGTIPVDAVFSPIRKVNYTVTNARVAQRTDYDRLTLEVWTDGSVKPDDAVAYAARILQDQLAIFINFEELPAPEEAKEAVQQPQFNENLFRSVAELDLSVRAANCLQNAGIKYIGELVQKTEQEMLKTKNFGRKSLNEIKEILRQMGLELGMKLENFPSRAELDARWAREKESA, encoded by the coding sequence ATGCTACCACAAGAAAACTGGCGAGGCCTTATTAAACCGCGAAAGCTGGAGCCTGATACAAAGGAACTCAGCCCAACTTACGGTAAGTTTGTCGCTGAACCGCTGGAGAGGGGATTTGGAACAACTTTGGGGAACGCCCTCCGCAGGGTTTTGTTGTCTTCGTTACAGGGGTGCGCAGTTACAGCGGTTCGGATCGAGGGAGTCTTACACGAGTTTTCGACCGTCCCGGGTGTGCGCGAAGACGTAGCTGATGTGATTCTTAACTTGAAGGAAGTTCGCTTCCGGATGGACGAGGGGCACGAAGCTATTGGACGCATTGAAGCGAAGGGTGAAAAGGTGGTCACCGCAGCAGACATCATCCTGGGGCCTCATGTACACGTGCTGAACCCCGAGCAGCACATTGCGACACTCTCTCGGGACGGGCGACTACAGATAGAGCTTACCATCAAGCTAGGAAGGGGGTACGTCCCCGCGGAGCGTAACAAGCAGGAGGGGGCACCGATCGGTACGATACCCGTCGATGCAGTCTTCTCTCCAATCCGAAAGGTGAATTACACCGTCACGAATGCTCGCGTTGCCCAACGGACGGACTACGATCGTTTGACCCTCGAGGTCTGGACGGATGGAAGCGTTAAGCCTGATGACGCGGTCGCCTACGCCGCGCGAATCTTACAGGATCAGTTGGCGATCTTCATCAACTTTGAGGAACTGCCGGCGCCGGAAGAGGCGAAAGAGGCCGTCCAACAACCGCAATTTAACGAAAACCTGTTTCGGAGTGTCGCAGAATTGGACTTGTCCGTCAGGGCGGCAAACTGCTTGCAAAACGCCGGCATTAAGTACATCGGCGAGTTAGTGCAAAAGACCGAGCAGGAGATGCTCAAGACCAAGAACTTTGGCAGAAAATCGCTGAACGAGATTAAGGAGATCCTTCGTCAGATGGGCCTCGAATTGGGGATGAAGCTAGAAAACTTCCCTTCCCGAGCCGAATTGGATGCGCGCTGGGCACGCGAGAAGGAAAGTGCGTGA
- the rplQ gene encoding 50S ribosomal protein L17, with amino-acid sequence MRHLKAGRKLSRTSAHRKALLRNLATALVEREQIKTTDAKAKELRRVVDRLITLGKRGTLHARRQAAAVLRTKAAVKKLFDELAPRFSQRNGGYTRVLKFGRRVGDAAPISIVEFTERSEAKEDRRERRSLES; translated from the coding sequence ATGAGGCATCTGAAGGCCGGTCGCAAGTTGAGTCGGACGAGTGCTCATCGTAAGGCGTTGCTCCGCAACTTGGCAACAGCACTTGTAGAGCGGGAACAGATCAAGACCACGGACGCAAAAGCCAAGGAGCTTCGTCGGGTGGTTGACCGCTTGATTACGTTAGGAAAACGGGGCACGCTGCACGCGCGTCGGCAGGCCGCAGCGGTGTTGCGGACGAAAGCGGCGGTTAAAAAGCTTTTTGACGAGTTGGCTCCGCGGTTCAGTCAACGGAACGGCGGATACACGCGAGTGCTGAAGTTCGGTCGCCGGGTGGGAGACGCCGCTCCCATATCCATCGTAGAGTTCACGGAACGCTCGGAAGCAAAAGAGGACCGACGCGAACGTCGCTCTCTAGAGTCGTGA
- a CDS encoding enoyl-CoA hydratase, with amino-acid sequence MADNDVLLFEVRHGVAWVTLNRPRVLNALSRLLRAELVRAFEQVDRDPAIGVAIITGAGRAFCAGLDLKELGGSPTEETQAAVSERDVVAVMERCRKPIIGAINGFAITGGFELALACDILIASSEARFADTHARVGIMPGWGLSQKLSRLVGIYRAKELSLTGNFIDAQTAFEWGLVNRVVEPSQLLSTCEKIARDILSCDQELVRAYKNLIDSGFSLTYAAGRALESNCSRAFSRKLSTSEIENRRRAVLDRGRSQLS; translated from the coding sequence ATGGCTGACAACGACGTCCTTCTCTTTGAGGTACGCCACGGGGTAGCCTGGGTGACACTGAACCGTCCTCGGGTGCTCAATGCGCTTTCGCGATTGCTGCGTGCCGAGCTGGTGCGAGCCTTCGAACAAGTGGACAGGGACCCCGCCATTGGTGTGGCAATAATTACCGGTGCTGGGCGGGCTTTTTGTGCGGGCTTAGATCTGAAGGAGCTCGGCGGCAGCCCGACTGAAGAGACACAGGCAGCGGTAAGCGAGCGTGACGTTGTGGCCGTTATGGAGCGTTGTCGTAAGCCGATCATCGGCGCGATCAACGGCTTTGCGATAACGGGCGGCTTCGAGTTGGCGCTCGCCTGCGACATCTTGATCGCGTCTTCGGAGGCACGCTTCGCTGACACGCACGCACGCGTCGGGATCATGCCAGGGTGGGGATTGAGTCAGAAGCTCTCTCGCCTCGTCGGCATCTACCGGGCGAAGGAATTGTCCCTCACCGGTAACTTCATCGACGCTCAGACCGCCTTCGAGTGGGGGTTAGTCAACCGCGTCGTGGAACCGTCGCAGCTCCTCAGCACATGCGAAAAAATAGCGCGCGACATTTTGTCCTGTGACCAAGAGCTTGTGCGGGCGTATAAAAATCTGATCGACAGCGGCTTTAGCCTCACCTATGCCGCAGGGAGAGCACTGGAATCAAACTGCTCCCGGGCCTTTTCTCGCAAGCTCTCAACGTCCGAAATCGAAAATCGTCGCCGAGCTGTGCTGGACCGAGGCCGATCGCAGCTCAGCTGA
- the moaA gene encoding GTP 3',8-cyclase MoaA, with the protein MPRDRFGRAINYLRISVIDHCNLRCVYCMPLQGLRLTRPDELLTAEEIEKVAKAAAMIGFSKVRITGGEPTMRPDLEDIVRRIASIESITDLSMTTNGILLPKLAERLRRAGLRRVNVHIDSLHSGRLQRVMRFGTVEEIWAGLEAAQRAGFAPIKLNAVVTRGYNEDDVIHLAQLTVDRDWHVRFIELMPLGGGEEARIAVAHFVSNEDTLRRLELHFGALEPVPSSNPADEAVYYRVPGARGLIGLISPVSRPYCGTCNRMRLTADGKLHLCLLHDDEVDVRGLLRAGASAEDLAEVIMVGVKRKPTGHSLQQGIAPADRSMYQIGG; encoded by the coding sequence ATGCCGCGAGATCGATTCGGCCGTGCGATCAACTATCTCAGGATTTCGGTGATTGATCACTGCAACTTGCGCTGCGTCTACTGCATGCCGCTTCAAGGGCTTCGTTTAACCCGGCCAGACGAGCTGCTCACCGCCGAGGAAATCGAAAAGGTTGCCAAAGCCGCCGCCATGATTGGGTTCTCCAAAGTTCGTATCACGGGGGGCGAACCAACGATGCGGCCGGATCTCGAAGACATTGTCCGGCGCATAGCCTCGATCGAGAGCATCACCGATTTGTCGATGACGACCAATGGTATCCTTTTGCCTAAGCTGGCAGAGCGGCTTCGTCGCGCCGGCTTGCGGCGAGTCAATGTCCACATCGACTCCCTGCACAGTGGACGCCTCCAGCGGGTGATGCGCTTCGGTACCGTCGAGGAGATTTGGGCCGGCTTGGAGGCAGCCCAAAGAGCGGGTTTTGCTCCTATCAAACTCAACGCAGTTGTGACGCGCGGCTACAACGAAGACGACGTTATCCATTTAGCCCAGCTAACCGTAGACAGGGATTGGCACGTACGATTCATCGAACTCATGCCGTTGGGAGGCGGTGAAGAAGCACGCATCGCGGTTGCACACTTCGTCTCGAACGAGGACACGTTACGGCGGCTCGAGCTGCACTTTGGCGCGCTCGAGCCCGTACCGTCTTCAAACCCAGCCGACGAGGCGGTCTATTACCGTGTGCCCGGTGCTCGTGGCCTGATCGGCTTGATTAGTCCCGTCAGTCGCCCTTATTGCGGCACTTGTAATCGGATGAGACTCACTGCGGATGGTAAGCTACACCTCTGCCTTCTGCACGACGACGAAGTCGACGTGCGTGGCTTGTTGCGGGCGGGAGCGTCTGCCGAAGATCTAGCCGAAGTCATTATGGTCGGCGTGAAACGGAAGCCGACAGGGCACTCGCTCCAACAAGGCATCGCCCCAGCTGACCGCTCGATGTATCAGATTGGCGGCTAG
- a CDS encoding amino acid permease: MRPLHLNQRRREVQNSKVEFVRVLGLWDATAIVAGSMIGSGIFLVSADIARVVDAPAWLLAVWIATMLLTLAAAVNYGELAALFPKAGGQYVFLREAYGSLAGFLYGWTLFTVIQTGTIAAVAVAFAKFSAVFTPDLLQATATGFFAIDGQRFLAIVVIVILTVVNCVGLQAGRWVQNVFTAAKVGSLLAVVLVGCAAGPLYGHGAVNWAYFWGREPLDFLTILPLLGAAMVGALFSADAWHNVTFTAAEVRDPERNIPASLLLGSASVTLLYVLANVAYLSVLPLWGSPAGATAIERGIQYAANDRVATAAMEVLLGQTGVLAMAAAVLVSTFGCANGLILAGARVYQAMAEDGLFFRAAALLNTKRVPAVALMLQSVWATVLILSGTYSDLLDYVIFAALLFYALTAGSVIVLRVKHPNLPRPYRAFGYPWLTCLYITVTLAILIDLLVVKPRYTWPGLLIVAAGIPIYFIARRSNSENAGSLT; this comes from the coding sequence ATGAGGCCGCTTCATCTCAATCAGCGCCGCCGCGAGGTCCAGAACTCGAAGGTCGAATTTGTCCGTGTTCTTGGTTTGTGGGATGCAACCGCGATTGTCGCTGGGTCGATGATCGGCTCGGGGATTTTTCTTGTCAGCGCGGACATTGCCCGGGTTGTCGACGCGCCAGCGTGGCTGCTCGCCGTGTGGATCGCCACGATGTTGCTCACCCTAGCCGCAGCGGTGAACTACGGAGAGCTGGCGGCCTTGTTCCCGAAAGCCGGAGGACAATATGTCTTCCTCCGAGAAGCCTACGGATCCCTGGCGGGCTTCCTGTACGGTTGGACCTTATTCACCGTTATCCAAACTGGAACGATAGCGGCCGTGGCCGTCGCCTTTGCGAAGTTCTCCGCAGTGTTCACTCCTGACCTGTTGCAAGCAACAGCTACGGGTTTCTTCGCCATCGATGGTCAAAGGTTCCTAGCAATCGTCGTGATTGTCATTCTCACGGTCGTGAACTGCGTCGGTCTGCAGGCCGGCCGCTGGGTACAAAATGTCTTCACGGCAGCGAAGGTAGGATCTCTTTTGGCTGTGGTACTGGTTGGATGCGCGGCAGGGCCACTATACGGACACGGGGCAGTAAACTGGGCTTACTTCTGGGGCCGCGAACCACTCGATTTCCTCACTATACTGCCGTTGCTTGGCGCCGCTATGGTTGGGGCGCTTTTCTCTGCAGATGCGTGGCACAATGTGACATTCACCGCTGCTGAAGTAAGGGATCCTGAACGTAACATCCCGGCCAGTCTGTTGTTGGGATCCGCCAGCGTGACACTGTTGTATGTTCTCGCTAACGTTGCTTACCTGAGTGTTCTGCCCCTTTGGGGTAGCCCTGCGGGAGCAACGGCGATCGAACGCGGAATTCAGTATGCGGCAAATGACCGAGTGGCCACGGCTGCCATGGAGGTGCTCCTTGGTCAGACTGGGGTTTTAGCGATGGCGGCCGCGGTACTGGTGTCCACCTTTGGCTGTGCCAACGGACTCATACTCGCGGGAGCCCGAGTATACCAGGCCATGGCGGAGGACGGCCTATTTTTCCGAGCTGCTGCGCTCCTCAACACGAAACGAGTTCCAGCCGTCGCTCTCATGCTTCAAAGCGTATGGGCTACCGTCCTAATCTTGTCGGGCACCTATAGCGATTTGCTGGATTACGTCATCTTTGCTGCGTTGCTTTTTTACGCCCTTACAGCCGGATCTGTTATCGTACTCAGAGTCAAGCATCCTAATCTACCCCGACCGTACAGGGCGTTTGGTTACCCTTGGCTTACCTGCCTCTATATAACGGTTACACTCGCCATTTTGATCGACCTCCTCGTGGTCAAACCGCGCTACACCTGGCCTGGGCTGTTGATTGTCGCGGCCGGGATTCCAATTTACTTCATCGCGCGCCGCTCAAACTCAGAAAACGCCGGCAGCTTGACATAA
- a CDS encoding amino acid permease: MLRADLEGENRLRRALGAWALTSLGVGAIIGAGIFVLTGLAAHQHAGPALILSFVIAGLGCAFAALCYAEFAAMIPVAGSAYTYAYATLGELLAWIIGWDLILEYGMASATVAHGWSKYFLHLLELFGIHIPTAIASDPFSAPGAYFNLPAAVIVLVVTAVLVVGIRESATFNAVMVAVKLAVILFVIAVGAWYVDPKNWSPFLPFGWKGVAAGAAYVFFAYIGFDSVSTQAEEARNPQRDVPIGIIASLAICTALYIGVAAVLTGMVPYTEIDVDAPLAAAFARYGYNAAVLIISVGAVAGITSVLVVLMLSQPRVFFAMARDGLLPEEFFGRVHPRFRTPHRSTILTGLVVATVAALLPIQALAEMVNIGTLFAFVVVCTAVLIMRYTNPNQPRPFRTPLFPLVPILGILFNLGMMISLGSHNWMRLGIWLLIGLVIYFRYSRYHSRLNRVASTRPATLRVR; encoded by the coding sequence ATGTTGCGGGCCGACCTTGAGGGAGAAAATAGGCTGCGCCGTGCACTTGGCGCGTGGGCACTCACCTCGCTGGGTGTCGGCGCCATCATCGGTGCTGGTATTTTCGTCCTTACCGGACTCGCGGCACATCAACACGCCGGGCCGGCGCTGATCCTGTCTTTCGTTATCGCCGGACTCGGCTGTGCTTTCGCAGCGCTCTGTTACGCAGAGTTTGCAGCGATGATCCCCGTGGCTGGAAGCGCATATACCTACGCCTATGCAACACTAGGCGAGCTCCTCGCCTGGATCATCGGCTGGGACCTCATCCTTGAGTATGGCATGGCATCCGCCACGGTCGCGCACGGCTGGTCCAAGTACTTCTTACACCTCCTGGAACTCTTCGGAATTCACATCCCGACCGCGATCGCTTCTGATCCATTCAGCGCCCCTGGAGCGTACTTCAACCTTCCAGCCGCGGTGATCGTGCTCGTGGTCACAGCCGTTCTCGTGGTGGGAATCCGGGAAAGTGCGACCTTCAATGCCGTAATGGTTGCGGTGAAACTCGCCGTGATCCTGTTCGTTATTGCTGTGGGAGCGTGGTACGTTGACCCCAAGAACTGGTCCCCATTTTTGCCCTTCGGCTGGAAAGGCGTGGCCGCAGGAGCTGCCTATGTGTTCTTTGCTTACATCGGCTTTGACTCTGTTTCCACTCAAGCCGAAGAGGCACGGAATCCCCAGCGCGACGTCCCCATTGGAATAATTGCTTCGCTCGCCATCTGTACTGCGTTGTACATTGGAGTCGCCGCCGTCCTTACCGGTATGGTACCTTACACAGAAATTGACGTGGACGCCCCTTTAGCAGCCGCCTTCGCCCGTTACGGTTACAACGCCGCTGTACTGATCATTTCAGTGGGTGCCGTTGCTGGCATCACAAGTGTTCTCGTTGTGCTGATGCTCAGCCAGCCCCGCGTGTTCTTCGCCATGGCGCGCGATGGACTCCTCCCCGAGGAATTTTTTGGACGCGTCCACCCGCGTTTTCGGACGCCCCATCGTTCGACAATCTTGACGGGGCTCGTCGTGGCAACCGTGGCTGCGCTCCTGCCGATTCAAGCCCTCGCGGAGATGGTGAACATTGGCACTCTGTTTGCCTTTGTGGTCGTTTGCACAGCAGTTTTGATCATGCGGTACACGAACCCGAACCAACCCCGGCCGTTTCGGACCCCGCTGTTCCCGCTCGTCCCGATCCTGGGGATCCTCTTCAATCTGGGCATGATGATTTCCCTGGGCTCCCACAATTGGATGCGCCTGGGCATATGGCTTTTAATCGGGCTCGTCATTTATTTCCGCTATAGCCGGTACCACAGTCGGCTGAATCGAGTTGCATCGACCCGTCCTGCTACTCTGAGGGTTCGATAG
- a CDS encoding undecaprenyl-diphosphate phosphatase yields the protein MLWWKAVILGIVEGATEFVPVSSTGHLILVSAIVDYPEPQRVTFEIFIQFGAILAVVWLYRHHLWYIVANAASNLQARSFLGKLALAFAPAAGIGFLFHRVIEASFFNPTTVAYALIGGGIVLALVDRGRSQRHTLELEQLTWKQAFYVGLAQTFSLVPGVSRAAATIVGGLLSGLSRPVATQFSFYLSIPTLAAASLYSLFKARHSLVMDDAFALTVGFVTAFLAALLVVKGFIRFVQHHSFLPFALYRVVLGAIVLLYLASS from the coding sequence ATGCTCTGGTGGAAGGCAGTGATCCTCGGGATCGTTGAGGGTGCCACGGAGTTTGTACCCGTGTCATCCACAGGTCATCTGATCCTCGTGTCAGCGATTGTCGACTATCCCGAACCGCAGCGGGTTACGTTCGAGATTTTTATCCAGTTTGGCGCCATTCTGGCTGTCGTCTGGCTGTACCGCCATCATTTGTGGTACATCGTCGCTAACGCAGCCAGCAACCTTCAGGCACGCTCGTTCCTAGGGAAGCTCGCATTGGCCTTCGCTCCCGCGGCGGGCATTGGCTTCTTGTTTCATCGCGTCATTGAGGCCAGCTTCTTTAATCCAACTACGGTGGCCTATGCCTTGATCGGCGGGGGCATCGTTTTGGCCTTGGTGGACCGCGGGAGAAGCCAAAGGCACACTTTGGAACTCGAGCAGCTCACCTGGAAACAAGCTTTCTACGTCGGGCTTGCGCAAACGTTCTCCTTGGTTCCCGGCGTTTCCAGAGCAGCAGCTACCATCGTTGGCGGTTTGCTTTCAGGATTGAGTCGTCCGGTTGCGACGCAGTTCTCATTTTACCTTTCCATCCCCACTCTAGCGGCGGCTAGCCTCTATAGCCTGTTCAAGGCGCGCCACAGCCTCGTAATGGACGACGCATTTGCGCTGACCGTCGGCTTTGTCACTGCCTTTTTGGCCGCTCTGCTGGTGGTCAAGGGATTCATCCGCTTCGTCCAACATCATAGCTTCCTTCCGTTCGCGCTTTATCGCGTCGTCTTAGGAGCGATCGTGCTCCTTTACCTTGCTTCAAGCTGA